The segment ACTGGCAGCTGGCGAACTTGATGCACACGCATTTTCTTAAACGCCTCAAGAACATCATCCCCGGGGTGCACACATACCAAATTGGAGGTCATGATTTCCTCAGCAGGGGTTTTTTCCAAATCGACACCATTCGCGACAGCCTTCCACACGATGTCGTGCACCGTCAAGATTCCCAGCAAAGATTCTTCATTCCTCCCATCTTTAACCACCAAACTGCTCACTTCATGGTTGCGCATAAGCTTAGCACAAGAAGAAAGAGGGGTGCTAGGAGCGACACTTAACGGTTTTGTTGTCATAGCGTCGATAACTCGAAAACCAC is part of the Candidatus Woesearchaeota archaeon genome and harbors:
- a CDS encoding CBS domain-containing protein; translation: MRKVKSGFRVIDAMTTKPLSVAPSTPLSSCAKLMRNHEVSSLVVKDGRNEESLLGILTVHDIVWKAVANGVDLEKTPAEEIMTSNLVCVHPGDDVLEAFKKMRVHQVRQLPVMDEGKMVGYLTLQDVLAVEPELFEIFAEKADLQRPGMQRTSAMHGLCEICGNACDELKEVRGSFVCSDCAASM